A single window of Marinobacter sp. LA51 DNA harbors:
- a CDS encoding Na+/H+ antiporter subunit G, whose product MSQFAEYAICLLLLTGGAFTLIGAIGLAQLPDFYTRLHGPTKATTVGVGAIMLSSVIYFSSRDGSIGISEILVTVFLFMTAPVSANILAKAAMHIDVQTVDNTEGKHWDQ is encoded by the coding sequence ATGAGCCAGTTCGCTGAATACGCCATCTGCCTGCTGTTGCTGACCGGTGGTGCCTTTACCCTGATTGGAGCCATCGGCCTGGCCCAGCTCCCGGATTTCTACACCCGACTGCATGGCCCCACCAAGGCCACGACCGTAGGCGTGGGCGCCATCATGCTGAGTTCGGTGATTTATTTCAGCAGCCGTGACGGCAGCATTGGCATATCAGAAATTCTGGTTACCGTGTTCCTGTTCATGACCGCCCCAGTCAGCGCCAATATCCTGGCCAAGGCCGCCATGCACATCGACGTCCAAACGGTGGACAATACCGAAGGAAAGCACTGGGATCAGTAA
- a CDS encoding NADPH-dependent 2,4-dienoyl-CoA reductase, protein MNAAYPNLLKPLDLGFTELKNRVLMGSMHTGLEDRFWNIHKFARYFAERADGGVGLMVTGGYSPNVAGQLAPLASTMNNRATALLHRHVTGAVHEADGKICLQLLHAGRYGYQPLIVSASATKAPISPFKARALSTKGVERQINDFVSAAKLARFAGYDGVEVMGSEGYFINQFLCERTNKRTDKWGGPYENRMRLPVEIVRRIREAVGPEFIIIYRLSMLDLVEGGQTWDQIVTLGKAIEKAGATIINTGIGWHEARVPTIVTSVPRGGFADVTAKFYGEVDIPLCTTNRINTPEKGEEILAAGKADMVSMARPLLADSEFVRKAEQNRADEINTCIACNQACLDHAFQAKRASCLVNPRACHETELVLTVAPVARRVAVVGAGPAGLAAATTAAKRGHKVTLFEADDQIGGQFNYAKRIPGKEEFYETLRYFKRQIELLGVDLQLNTRVDSDQLARAGFDDVIIATGVKPRTPTIEGIDHPKVLGYLDVLRHNKPVGKSVAVIGAGGIGFDVSEFLTHDFGQHPEGEQVSVQAWQAEWGVNPDYEGPGGLAERQPTASPRKIYLMQRKTGKVGAGLGKTSGWVHRNSLKHRDVEMLRGCRYDRIDDDGLHITITDKDGKAAETRVLDVDHVVLCAGQEPFRELYDQIVDSGARAHLIGGADVAEELDAKRAIRQGTEVAAKL, encoded by the coding sequence ATGAACGCCGCCTACCCAAACTTACTGAAACCACTGGATCTTGGATTTACCGAACTGAAAAACCGTGTGCTGATGGGGTCCATGCACACAGGCCTGGAAGACCGGTTCTGGAATATTCACAAGTTCGCCCGCTATTTCGCGGAACGCGCTGACGGTGGGGTAGGGCTCATGGTGACCGGTGGTTATTCACCCAACGTGGCCGGTCAGCTGGCGCCGTTGGCTTCGACCATGAACAACCGTGCGACCGCGCTGCTGCATCGCCACGTCACCGGTGCCGTGCACGAGGCTGACGGAAAAATCTGCCTGCAGTTGCTGCACGCCGGGCGCTACGGCTACCAGCCATTGATCGTATCCGCCTCGGCCACCAAGGCGCCGATCAGCCCGTTCAAAGCGCGGGCACTGTCCACCAAAGGTGTAGAGCGGCAGATCAACGATTTTGTCAGCGCCGCCAAACTGGCCCGCTTTGCCGGTTACGATGGCGTCGAGGTGATGGGCTCGGAAGGCTATTTTATCAACCAGTTCCTGTGTGAGCGTACCAACAAGCGTACCGACAAGTGGGGCGGCCCCTACGAGAACCGCATGCGTCTGCCGGTGGAAATCGTCCGCCGTATTCGCGAGGCTGTCGGGCCTGAATTCATCATTATCTATCGGTTGTCGATGCTCGACCTGGTAGAAGGTGGCCAGACCTGGGATCAGATCGTCACTCTGGGCAAAGCCATCGAGAAAGCCGGTGCCACCATTATCAATACCGGTATCGGCTGGCACGAAGCCCGGGTGCCAACCATCGTGACGTCGGTGCCAAGGGGTGGATTCGCCGATGTAACCGCGAAGTTTTACGGCGAGGTGGATATCCCGCTGTGTACCACCAACCGGATCAATACCCCGGAGAAAGGTGAGGAGATCCTCGCTGCTGGCAAGGCCGATATGGTGTCCATGGCCCGGCCGTTGCTCGCCGACAGCGAATTTGTCCGCAAGGCCGAGCAGAATCGCGCCGACGAAATTAACACCTGCATCGCCTGCAACCAGGCCTGCCTGGATCACGCCTTTCAGGCCAAGCGGGCCAGTTGTCTGGTTAACCCGCGAGCCTGTCATGAAACCGAACTGGTACTCACCGTCGCCCCGGTGGCCCGGCGCGTGGCGGTGGTCGGAGCCGGTCCCGCCGGTCTGGCGGCGGCCACCACGGCCGCCAAGCGTGGCCACAAGGTAACCCTTTTTGAAGCGGATGATCAGATTGGCGGCCAGTTCAATTACGCCAAACGCATACCGGGCAAGGAAGAGTTCTACGAGACCCTGCGCTACTTCAAGCGCCAGATCGAGCTGCTGGGTGTGGATCTGCAGCTGAACACCCGGGTCGACAGCGACCAACTGGCCAGGGCGGGCTTTGATGACGTGATCATCGCCACGGGCGTGAAACCGCGAACGCCGACCATTGAGGGGATCGATCATCCCAAGGTTCTGGGCTATCTCGACGTGCTGCGTCACAACAAGCCAGTGGGCAAGAGTGTCGCGGTGATCGGTGCCGGCGGTATTGGCTTCGATGTTAGCGAATTTCTGACTCACGATTTCGGTCAGCATCCCGAGGGTGAGCAAGTCAGCGTGCAGGCCTGGCAGGCGGAATGGGGTGTGAACCCGGACTATGAAGGGCCCGGTGGGCTGGCGGAGCGACAGCCAACGGCGTCACCGCGCAAGATCTACCTGATGCAGCGCAAAACCGGCAAGGTTGGCGCCGGCCTGGGCAAAACCTCAGGCTGGGTCCACCGCAACAGCCTCAAGCACCGGGATGTGGAAATGCTGCGGGGCTGTCGCTACGACCGGATAGACGACGATGGCCTGCACATCACCATCACCGACAAAGACGGCAAGGCGGCGGAAACCCGCGTGCTGGATGTGGATCATGTGGTGTTGTGTGCCGGACAGGAGCCGTTCCGGGAGTTGTATGACCAGATCGTTGACAGTGGCGCCAGGGCGCATCTGATTGGCGGTGCGGATGTGGCTGAAGAGCTGGATGCGAAGCGGGCGATTCGCCAGGGAACCGAGGTTGCGGCGAAACTCTGA
- a CDS encoding monovalent cation/H+ antiporter subunit D, which translates to MNHWLTAPILIPLLGGILQVFMGYAPISLRRTLAIATTVLLLVSTIVLVVLASDDSYRLYAFGNWQPPFGIVLVLDRLAALMLVLTAILAIFCHIFAIGGADEGNRQFHGLFLFQLMGLNIAFLTGDLFNLFVAFEVLLIASYGLLMHGGGRARSIPGVHYVVLNLAGSAVFLISVGMIYSVTGTLNMADLALKIPELTGEKMSIVKAGGMMLLVVFALKAALIPLCFWLPKAYANATAPVAALFAVMTKVGIYAILRVYLLVFGDDAGALANLGMDWLFPLALITLTMGVIGALGADNLKTLVAWQVIISVGTLLAPIALGSAAGISAALFYLLSSTWTVGGLFLVAEMIANQRGSARDKIVTAPRMRNRTFLSVLFLIGAVAAAGLPPLSGFFAKLLILQSVLSGSEMAWLWSVVLIGSFFTVIAYSRAGSIVFWRTVDGHIEEPRPLGGNVSVAAGALAGLSLVLVALAGPISEFTDATAAQLLNPGDYLEILKTPMVKGDN; encoded by the coding sequence ATGAACCACTGGCTGACTGCACCAATCCTGATCCCCCTGCTGGGCGGCATCCTCCAGGTCTTCATGGGCTATGCCCCGATCAGCCTGCGCCGAACCCTGGCCATCGCTACCACCGTGCTCTTGCTGGTTTCCACCATCGTCCTGGTCGTGCTGGCCAGTGACGACAGCTACCGCCTGTACGCCTTTGGCAACTGGCAACCGCCGTTTGGCATTGTCCTGGTGCTGGATCGCCTGGCGGCACTGATGCTGGTGCTGACCGCTATCCTGGCCATCTTCTGTCACATCTTTGCCATTGGCGGCGCGGACGAGGGCAATCGCCAGTTCCATGGCCTTTTCCTGTTCCAGCTGATGGGCCTGAACATCGCCTTCCTCACCGGCGATCTGTTCAATCTGTTCGTGGCGTTCGAGGTTCTGCTGATTGCCTCCTACGGATTGCTGATGCACGGCGGCGGGCGCGCCCGCAGTATACCCGGAGTGCATTACGTGGTTCTGAACCTGGCCGGCTCCGCGGTCTTCCTGATCAGTGTCGGCATGATCTACAGCGTCACCGGCACCCTGAACATGGCCGACCTGGCACTGAAGATTCCGGAACTGACGGGCGAAAAAATGAGCATCGTCAAAGCCGGCGGCATGATGCTGCTGGTGGTCTTCGCACTGAAAGCCGCGTTGATTCCGCTGTGTTTCTGGCTGCCCAAGGCCTACGCCAACGCCACCGCCCCGGTTGCTGCGCTGTTTGCGGTCATGACCAAGGTGGGCATCTACGCCATCTTGCGGGTATACCTGCTGGTGTTCGGCGACGACGCCGGCGCCCTGGCCAACCTGGGCATGGACTGGCTGTTCCCGCTGGCGCTGATCACCCTGACCATGGGGGTCATTGGTGCCTTGGGCGCAGACAACCTGAAGACTCTGGTGGCCTGGCAGGTCATCATTTCCGTTGGCACCCTGCTGGCCCCCATTGCCCTGGGCTCGGCTGCCGGCATTTCCGCTGCACTATTCTACCTGCTCAGCAGTACCTGGACCGTTGGTGGTCTTTTCCTGGTGGCAGAAATGATCGCCAATCAGCGCGGCAGCGCCAGGGACAAAATCGTCACCGCGCCGCGTATGCGCAACCGCACTTTCCTGAGTGTATTATTCCTGATCGGCGCAGTGGCTGCCGCTGGCCTGCCACCGCTGAGCGGTTTCTTTGCCAAGCTACTGATTCTCCAGTCTGTGCTGTCGGGCTCGGAAATGGCTTGGCTGTGGTCGGTGGTGCTGATTGGCAGTTTCTTTACCGTGATCGCCTACAGCCGCGCCGGTAGCATCGTCTTCTGGCGCACCGTGGACGGTCATATTGAAGAACCCAGACCCTTGGGAGGCAATGTATCCGTCGCCGCCGGTGCACTGGCAGGCCTCAGTCTGGTGTTGGTGGCCCTGGCAGGCCCCATCAGCGAGTTTACCGACGCCACGGCCGCCCAGCTGCTGAATCCCGGGGATTATCTCGAGATCCTGAAGACACCCATGGTCAAGGGGGACAACTAA
- a CDS encoding Na+/H+ antiporter subunit E, translating to MFDRLSFPQPWLSLTLFVIWQFLSDGVSGASVVLGLILAWGIPQMTQAFWPERPTFFKSWRMPAYLTRLLFDIVVASFQVAKLILSRRKPRPMFVSYPLELEQPLAITILASTISLTPGTVSVDVSDDNKILLVHALDAENCDEVIDTIRTRYEKPLLEMFE from the coding sequence ATGTTCGATCGCCTGAGTTTCCCCCAGCCCTGGCTCAGCCTGACTCTGTTCGTGATCTGGCAATTTCTCAGCGACGGGGTTTCCGGTGCCAGTGTGGTACTGGGCCTGATCCTGGCCTGGGGCATTCCCCAGATGACCCAGGCGTTCTGGCCGGAGCGCCCCACCTTTTTCAAGTCCTGGCGAATGCCGGCCTACCTGACACGACTCCTCTTCGACATCGTTGTCGCCAGTTTTCAGGTCGCCAAGCTGATTCTCAGCCGGCGTAAGCCAAGACCCATGTTTGTTTCCTACCCGCTGGAGCTGGAGCAACCGCTGGCCATCACCATTCTGGCGAGCACCATTTCGCTGACGCCCGGCACCGTCAGCGTCGACGTCAGTGACGACAACAAGATCCTGCTGGTGCACGCCCTGGACGCGGAGAATTGCGACGAAGTGATCGACACTATCCGCACCCGCTACGAAAAACCGCTGCTGGAGATGTTCGAATGA
- a CDS encoding pyrimidine/purine nucleoside phosphorylase, which produces MLKVNEYFDGKAKSIAFQTSTLPATVGVISPGEYEFGTSKKETMTVISGALTVLLPGVDEWMTYGSGESFDVAGQASFKAKTDIDTAYLCTYE; this is translated from the coding sequence ATGCTCAAAGTTAACGAATACTTCGATGGCAAAGCCAAGTCCATTGCCTTCCAGACGTCCACCCTGCCGGCCACGGTTGGCGTTATCAGCCCGGGTGAGTACGAATTTGGCACCAGCAAAAAGGAAACCATGACCGTGATCAGCGGTGCCCTGACGGTCCTGCTGCCTGGCGTAGACGAGTGGATGACCTACGGTTCGGGTGAAAGCTTCGATGTAGCCGGCCAGGCCAGCTTCAAGGCAAAAACCGACATCGATACTGCCTATCTCTGCACCTACGAATAA
- a CDS encoding fatty acid--CoA ligase has protein sequence MVQTRILPPADNAYQYPLLIKQLLLSGPRLRPEQEICYGNRSKYTYTDLVERIHRLANALTDAGVKPGDTVAVMDWDTPRYLECFFAIPMIGAVLHTINVRLSPDQIVYTMNHADDAVVLVHDDFLPVIESVKGDIKTVRNYIQLTDEASAKSTELPSAGEYEALLAKAGTSFDFPDFDENSIATTFYTTGTTGNPKGVFFSHRQLVLHTLAMTGALSGYDEMPLLRSSSVYMPVTPMFHVHAWGVPYAATMLGIKQVYPGRYEPEMLVDLLKEHKVTFSHCVPTIMQMMMGTESIKTADLSNWHVLIGGSALTKSLCDASAKLGIHMYTAYGMSETCPLLCATHMKPEDLELPLEQQTAKRIKTGIATALVDMEIFDPEGYPVPHDGEAKGEVVARAPWLTQSYFKEKEKGEELWKGGWLHTGDVASMDPDGTLVIKDRIKDVIKTGGEWLSSLDLENLISQHPSVAATAVVGVPDEKWGERPHALVTLKPGETATLEDIQSHLRQFVDSGEINKWAIPAQIDFVEDIPKTSVGKINKKLIRDQLS, from the coding sequence ATGGTTCAGACCCGAATATTGCCCCCGGCCGACAACGCCTACCAGTACCCCCTGCTGATCAAACAGCTGCTGCTGTCAGGCCCGCGCCTGCGACCGGAGCAGGAGATCTGTTACGGCAACCGCAGCAAGTACACCTACACCGACCTGGTTGAGCGCATTCACCGTCTGGCCAACGCGCTGACCGATGCTGGGGTAAAACCCGGAGATACCGTCGCGGTCATGGACTGGGATACCCCTCGCTATCTGGAATGCTTCTTTGCCATTCCGATGATTGGCGCCGTCCTGCACACCATTAACGTTCGCCTGTCACCGGACCAGATCGTGTACACCATGAACCACGCCGACGACGCCGTGGTACTGGTGCACGACGACTTCCTGCCGGTGATTGAGTCGGTCAAAGGCGACATTAAAACTGTTCGCAACTACATTCAGCTGACCGACGAAGCCTCCGCGAAATCAACCGAGCTGCCCAGCGCTGGCGAATACGAAGCCCTGCTGGCCAAAGCCGGAACCTCTTTCGACTTCCCGGACTTTGATGAAAACAGCATCGCCACCACCTTCTACACCACCGGCACCACCGGCAACCCGAAAGGTGTGTTCTTCAGCCATCGCCAGCTGGTTCTCCACACTCTTGCCATGACCGGCGCCCTCTCCGGCTACGACGAAATGCCGCTGCTGCGTTCCTCGTCGGTGTACATGCCGGTGACCCCGATGTTCCACGTACACGCGTGGGGCGTTCCCTATGCGGCCACCATGCTGGGCATCAAGCAGGTTTATCCTGGCCGCTATGAGCCAGAAATGCTGGTGGACCTGCTGAAGGAACACAAGGTCACCTTCTCGCACTGTGTACCGACCATCATGCAGATGATGATGGGCACCGAATCTATCAAAACAGCTGATCTCAGCAACTGGCACGTGTTGATCGGCGGCAGCGCCCTTACCAAGAGCCTGTGCGATGCCAGCGCCAAGCTCGGCATCCACATGTACACCGCCTACGGCATGTCTGAAACCTGCCCATTGCTGTGTGCGACGCACATGAAACCGGAGGATCTGGAACTGCCGCTGGAGCAGCAGACCGCCAAACGGATAAAGACCGGCATCGCCACTGCCCTGGTTGACATGGAGATCTTCGATCCAGAGGGCTATCCGGTTCCCCACGACGGCGAAGCAAAGGGCGAAGTGGTTGCCCGCGCACCCTGGCTGACCCAGAGCTACTTCAAGGAAAAAGAGAAAGGCGAAGAACTCTGGAAGGGCGGCTGGCTGCACACCGGTGACGTAGCCTCCATGGACCCGGACGGTACGTTGGTGATCAAAGATCGCATCAAGGACGTCATCAAAACCGGCGGCGAATGGCTGTCGTCTCTAGACCTGGAAAACCTGATCAGTCAGCATCCTTCGGTCGCCGCTACCGCCGTGGTTGGCGTGCCTGATGAGAAATGGGGCGAACGCCCCCATGCTCTTGTCACTCTGAAGCCGGGCGAAACGGCCACTCTGGAGGACATCCAGAGCCATCTCCGCCAGTTCGTCGACTCCGGCGAAATCAACAAATGGGCCATCCCGGCACAGATTGATTTTGTCGAGGACATCCCGAAGACCAGTGTTGGCAAGATCAACAAGAAGCTGATCCGGGATCAGTTAAGCTGA
- a CDS encoding monovalent cation/H+ antiporter subunit A: protein MSLPLVVLLPFLGAIAAPLFAQGGRTAIAVASSVPALIALAALFPHWETLADGGMVLHTYEWLPAIGLSLSFRLDGLSLLFALLILVIGLLIILYARYYLKAKENAGKFYALLLCFKGSMLGIVLSSNLLLMMIFWELTSLTSFLLISFWTHKQDARRGARMALAVTGGGGLALLAGILILGNIVGSFELDDVLAAGDQIKAHAMYPVALTLVLLGAFTKSAQFPFHFWLPHAMQAPTPVSAYLHSATMVKAGIFLMARLYPALAGTEQWFYMVSFTGMATLLLGAYVAMFKHDLKGLLAYSTVSHLGLITLLFGMGTKLAAVAAVFHVINHAIFKASLFMAAGIIDHETGTRDMRRINGLWRYMPHTATLAMVAASSMAGVPLLNGFLSKEMFFAESLQLNLPGYWAWLPPLVATLAGIFAVAYSARFIHDVFFNGKPVDLPVYPPHEPPRYMKIPVEILVFACIMVGIFPALSVGPLLYAAASATLGGNVPEYHLTIAHGFNLPLLMSFLAFFGGLLMYSQRQRFFDFHARFKEVDEKAVFEAAVLRVEKFANRLTARIENGSLQRYGVLLVLSVIAVAAAPLADLGVFIGENGLSPVDAATAIGAAVLILCAILTAVFHRDRFTALVLLSVVGLMVALAFARFSAPDLAMTQLSVEVVTIVLLMLALYYMPSWTPLETATPRRIRDVVIALIAGTGMTLVTLAMLTQPFSSISEFFLDNSKPGGGGTNVVNVILVDFRGFDTLGEITVLAIAALGIYAMLKNTALTPPPGDGQGHGWTRDAHPLMLKLIARPMLPLALMISAYIFLRGHNLPGGGFIAGLITSVALILQYVASGMTWTQDRVPFKYHTVIGIGLLFAVIAGAGSLAFSYPFLTSTFGYITWPVVGKFEVASALVFDLGVYLTVIGATLLALVSIGRLSPHSAIKSPKGGV from the coding sequence ATGTCGCTACCGCTGGTTGTATTACTGCCGTTCTTGGGCGCCATAGCCGCGCCCCTGTTTGCCCAGGGTGGGCGTACGGCAATTGCTGTCGCATCGTCGGTACCGGCGCTGATCGCTTTGGCCGCCCTGTTTCCACATTGGGAAACTCTGGCTGACGGCGGCATGGTGCTGCATACCTATGAATGGTTGCCGGCCATTGGTCTCTCCCTGAGCTTCCGTCTGGACGGGCTGTCGCTGCTGTTTGCCCTGTTGATTCTGGTGATCGGGCTGCTGATCATTCTCTACGCCCGCTATTACCTGAAGGCAAAGGAGAACGCCGGCAAGTTCTACGCGCTCTTGCTGTGCTTCAAGGGCTCGATGCTGGGCATCGTGCTCTCCAGCAACCTGTTGCTGATGATGATTTTCTGGGAACTGACCAGTCTGACCTCGTTCCTGCTGATCAGCTTCTGGACTCACAAGCAGGACGCCCGTCGCGGCGCCCGAATGGCACTGGCGGTTACCGGTGGCGGTGGCCTGGCACTGCTAGCGGGCATCCTGATCCTGGGTAACATCGTTGGCAGCTTCGAGCTCGACGACGTTCTGGCCGCCGGCGACCAGATCAAGGCCCATGCCATGTACCCGGTCGCCCTGACTCTGGTGCTCCTGGGCGCCTTTACCAAATCTGCCCAATTCCCGTTCCATTTCTGGCTTCCCCACGCCATGCAGGCCCCAACACCGGTGTCGGCGTACCTGCACTCCGCAACCATGGTGAAAGCCGGCATTTTCCTGATGGCACGTCTGTACCCGGCGCTGGCCGGTACCGAGCAGTGGTTCTACATGGTGAGCTTCACCGGCATGGCCACCTTGCTACTGGGCGCTTACGTGGCCATGTTCAAGCACGACCTGAAGGGCCTGTTGGCCTATTCCACCGTCAGCCATCTGGGGCTGATCACACTGCTGTTCGGCATGGGCACCAAACTGGCGGCCGTGGCAGCGGTCTTCCATGTCATTAACCACGCCATCTTCAAGGCCTCCTTGTTTATGGCGGCAGGCATCATTGACCATGAAACCGGCACCCGGGACATGCGCAGGATCAACGGCCTGTGGCGCTATATGCCCCATACGGCCACACTGGCCATGGTAGCCGCCTCTTCCATGGCCGGGGTGCCGCTGCTGAACGGTTTCCTGAGTAAGGAAATGTTTTTTGCCGAATCCCTGCAGCTGAACCTGCCGGGCTATTGGGCCTGGTTGCCGCCGCTGGTGGCTACCCTGGCCGGGATCTTTGCGGTCGCCTACTCCGCCCGCTTCATTCACGACGTGTTCTTCAATGGCAAACCGGTGGACCTACCGGTGTATCCGCCCCATGAGCCGCCCCGGTATATGAAGATTCCGGTGGAGATCCTGGTGTTTGCCTGCATCATGGTGGGCATCTTTCCGGCGCTGTCCGTGGGTCCGCTGCTATACGCCGCGGCCTCGGCCACTCTGGGCGGCAACGTGCCGGAGTATCACCTGACCATCGCCCACGGCTTCAACCTGCCGCTGTTGATGAGTTTCCTGGCCTTCTTCGGCGGCCTTCTGATGTACAGCCAGCGCCAGCGCTTCTTTGATTTCCACGCCCGTTTCAAGGAAGTGGACGAAAAAGCGGTGTTTGAGGCTGCTGTTTTGCGGGTAGAAAAATTCGCCAACCGCCTCACCGCCCGCATTGAGAACGGATCGCTCCAGCGCTATGGCGTGCTGCTGGTGCTGAGTGTCATTGCGGTTGCGGCCGCACCGCTGGCCGACTTGGGCGTGTTCATTGGCGAGAATGGCCTGAGCCCGGTGGACGCTGCTACCGCCATTGGCGCCGCCGTGTTGATTCTGTGTGCAATCCTGACCGCAGTCTTCCATCGTGACCGCTTTACTGCCCTGGTGCTGCTGAGCGTGGTCGGCCTGATGGTCGCACTGGCGTTTGCCCGCTTCTCTGCGCCGGATCTGGCCATGACCCAGCTTTCGGTAGAAGTAGTCACCATCGTGCTACTGATGCTGGCGTTGTATTACATGCCGTCCTGGACACCACTGGAAACCGCCACACCACGGCGCATTCGCGACGTTGTGATCGCGCTGATTGCCGGCACCGGGATGACCCTGGTCACCCTGGCCATGCTGACCCAGCCGTTCAGCTCCATCTCCGAGTTCTTCCTGGACAACAGCAAACCCGGCGGCGGTGGCACCAACGTAGTGAACGTCATTCTGGTGGACTTCCGGGGCTTCGATACCCTGGGTGAGATCACCGTGCTGGCCATTGCCGCACTTGGTATCTACGCGATGCTCAAGAACACCGCCCTGACCCCACCACCGGGCGACGGCCAGGGCCATGGCTGGACCCGCGACGCTCACCCGCTGATGCTGAAACTGATTGCCCGGCCGATGCTGCCATTGGCACTGATGATTTCGGCCTATATCTTCCTGCGTGGTCACAACCTGCCGGGCGGTGGCTTCATCGCCGGACTGATCACGTCAGTTGCACTGATCCTCCAGTACGTTGCCAGTGGCATGACCTGGACCCAGGATCGGGTGCCGTTCAAATACCACACTGTGATCGGTATTGGCCTGCTGTTTGCCGTCATTGCCGGCGCCGGCAGTCTCGCCTTCAGCTACCCGTTCCTGACCTCCACCTTTGGCTACATCACCTGGCCGGTGGTCGGCAAGTTCGAGGTGGCGTCCGCTCTGGTCTTCGATCTGGGTGTGTACCTGACTGTTATTGGCGCCACACTGCTGGCCCTGGTCAGTATTGGACGGCTATCACCGCATTCGGCCATCAAGAGTCCTAAGGGGGGCGTGTAA
- a CDS encoding K+/H+ antiporter subunit F, with translation MITIALYLTIGMVTLAAVLNVYRLIKGPDAPDRVLALDTLYINAIALIILLGITLGTRMYLESALLIAVMGFVGTVAMAKYLKRGSVIE, from the coding sequence ATGATCACCATCGCACTCTACCTGACCATCGGGATGGTAACGCTGGCAGCCGTACTCAACGTGTACCGGCTGATCAAGGGCCCGGACGCCCCGGACCGGGTACTGGCGCTGGATACGCTGTACATCAATGCCATTGCCCTGATCATTCTGCTGGGCATCACGCTCGGCACGCGCATGTACCTGGAGTCGGCGCTGCTGATCGCAGTGATGGGCTTTGTTGGCACCGTGGCCATGGCGAAGTACCTGAAGCGAGGCAGCGTCATTGAATAA
- a CDS encoding Na+/H+ antiporter subunit C has product MELVFALVIGALTASGVYLLLRARTFPVVVGLTLISYGVNLFLFSSGRLATGAQPILGTTSSYTDPLPQALVLTAIVIGFAMTAFLVVLALRSLADHEDDHVDGHQDVHATSSYQKPEETGK; this is encoded by the coding sequence ATGGAGCTTGTCTTCGCACTGGTCATCGGCGCTTTGACCGCTTCTGGCGTTTACCTGCTGTTGCGGGCGCGCACCTTCCCGGTGGTCGTCGGGCTGACCCTGATTTCCTACGGCGTTAACCTGTTCCTGTTCTCCAGTGGCCGGTTGGCGACCGGAGCCCAGCCCATCCTGGGCACGACCAGCAGCTACACCGATCCCCTGCCACAGGCCCTGGTGCTGACCGCAATCGTGATCGGTTTCGCGATGACCGCATTTTTGGTGGTGTTGGCGTTGCGCAGCCTGGCCGACCACGAGGACGATCATGTCGACGGTCATCAGGACGTCCATGCCACCAGTTCTTACCAGAAGCCGGAGGAGACCGGCAAATGA